CGGCGCCCGACACGCCGACGGTCGTCGCGACGCACCATCCGCCGTTCCCGATCGGGATCCGGTTCATCGACGACATGCGCTTCGTGGAGCCCGCCGGGTTCGCGGCCGTGGTGGAGCGGCACCCGCAGATCGTCCGCGTCATCTCCGGGCACGTGCACCGCGGCTCGGTCGGGTCGATCGGCGGCAAGGTCAGCACGACCTGCCCGAGCACCTACCGGCAGCTGTTCCTCGACCTGACGCACCCCGGACGCGCGGCGGTGACAGGGGAGCCCGCGGGGTTCGCCATCCACCTCGTGGACGAGCACGGTTCGGCGACGACGCACTTCGTCCCGACGGGGAACTACCGGCCGTTGATGGAGGTCGAGTGAGCGGGCGTCACCCGCGCCGCGGCCCCATGATCGTCCGGATGATCAGGACCGCGGCCCACGGGCCCACGACCCAGATCCACCACGGGTAGACGAACCCGGCCGTCACCCCGATGATCAACCAGATGGCGAGGTTGAGGGCGCCGATCGCGCCCAGCCCGGCCCACGCGGCGCGTTCCACGCTCGCTCCGCCGTCCGTCCGGCGGGCGGGCATGTCGGTGCTCTTGGGCTGTGTGGCGGGCACGGGCAGCTGGTAGAGGTCCTCTTCGGGGAGGTCGGCGGTGACCTCCTCGAGCTGCCCGAGGGTGCGGGCGGCGTAGACGTCCTCGAGCCGCTCCTGCAGCTCGTCCACCGTGATGCGGCCCACGGCGCAGTGCTCCCGCAGGCTCGCGGCCACCCGGTCGCGGTCGGCGTCCGACGCCCGAATGTCCGGATTCTGCGCCACGTCAGCTCCCTCCCGAACCTCCGGCCCGGACTCGTGTCAGGGCGCGGTCTCTCCTGCCAGCTTGGCGAACCACTCCCGGCCCTCGTCAAGAGCGGTCAGCACGCGGGGCCCGTCGGGCGTGACCGCGAACGTGTGCTCGAAGTGCGCGGAGGCGCGCCCGTCGGTGGTGATGACCGTCCAGCCGTCGTCCAGTTCAACGGTCTGCTTCGTCCCGAGGTTCACCATCGGCTCGACGGCGAAGCACATCCCGGACCGCAGCACCGGACCGTGCCCGGGGGCGCCGTGGTTCGGAATGAGCGGGTCCATGTGCATTTCGGTGCCGATGCCGTGGCCCCCGTAGCCCTCGACGATGCCGTAGGGCCCCTGAGACCGGACGTACGACTCGACGGCGTGCGACATGTCGGTCAGCCTGGCCCCGGCGGTTCCGGCCGCCAGACCGTGCCACAGGGACGCCTCGGTCACCTCCAGCAGCCGCTGCAGGTCCTCGGCGATCTCCCCGACGGGGACGGTGATCGCGGAGTCGCCGTGCCAGCCCTGGACGATCGCGCCGCAGTCGATCGAGATGACGTCGCCCTCGTGCAGCACCTTCCCGGCGCGCGGGATGCCGTGCACGATCTCCTCGTTGACCGACGCGCAGATCGTCCCGGTGAAGCCGTGGTAGCCCTTGAACGAGGGGACGCCGCCGTTGTCGCGGATGTGCTCCTCCGCGATGACGTCGAGGTCCAGGGTGGTGATCCCGGGCTTGACCGCCTCCCGCAGGAGTTCGAGCGTCCGGCCGACCAGCAGGCCGGCGGCCCGCATCAGCTCGAGCTGCTCGTCGGTCTTGATCTGGATCGCGGGCCTGCGTCTGAACATCCCTCTCCCAAGAACGGCTTCGCCGGGACCGCGAGGGCGCGGTCCCGGCGATTCGTGCGCGGACGCCCGCGCGCGGCTCGGCGTCCCCGCCGTCACTTCTCCGACGGGCGGAGCGCGCTCAGCGCGCGTGCGGTCACCTCATCGACCGGGCCGGCGGCATCGATGCGCGCCAGAATGCCCTCGTCTCCATAGAACCGCACGATGGGCGCGGTCTGTTCCTGGTAGACCTCGAGCCGGTGCCGGACGACCTCTTCCTTGTCGTCGTCGCGCTGGAACAACTGACCGCCGCAGTCGTCGCAGATGTCGTCCTTCTTGTCGTCGAAGTCGACGTGCCAGATCTTCCCGCACTTGGTGCAGGTGCGCCGGCCCGACAGCCGCCGGACGACCTCGTCCTCGTCGACGACCAGTTCGAGCACGATGTCGAGCCGGACGCCGAACTCGTCGAGGATCTTCTTGAGGGTCTCGGCCTGCGGAACGTTGCGCGGGAAGCCGTCCAGCAGGAAGCCGTCGCGCGCGTCGTCCTCGGCCAGCCGGTCGCGCACCATCGCGATGGTCACCTCGTCGGGGACGAGGTCACCGCGGTCCATGAACTCCTTGGCCTTGCGGCCGAGTTCGGTGCCGCCGCTCACGTTGGCGCGGAAGATGTCACCTGTCGAGATCTTCGGGATGGACAGGTGCGATGCGATGAACTGGGCCTGCGTCCCCTTGCCCGCTCCCGGGGGGCCCACCAGGACGATACGCACTACCGGAGGAAGCCCTCGTAGTGATGCTGCTGCAGTTTGCTCTCGATCTGCTTCACGGTATCCAGTCCAACGCCGACGATGATCAGGATGCTCGCGCCCCCGAAGGCGAACTGCTGCGTGGCGTTCAGGAGTGCGAATGCCACCATCGGGATCAGGGACACGATCCCCAGGTAAAGCGCGCCGGGTGTGGTGATCCGGGTCAACACGTAGTCGAGGTACTCGGCGGTCGGCCGGCCAGGACGGATACCTGGGATGAAACCACCATACTTCTTCATGTTGTCGGCGACTTCAGTGGGGTTGAAGGTGATGGCGACGTAGAAGTACGTGAAGAAGATGATGAAGGCGAAGAAGACCGCCATGTGCCAGGGATTGTCCTGCTGGAGGTAGGGCTGGACCTCCTGCAGCCACTTGGTGTCCGGCCACAGCTGCGTCGCGAGCACCGGCAGGTACAGCAGCGACGAGGCGAAGATGATCGGGATGATGCCGGCCTGGTTGACCTTCAGCGGGATGTAGGTCGAGGTGCCGCCGTACATGCGGCGGCCCACCATGCGCTTGGCGTACTGGACGGGGATGCGCCGCTGCGCCTGCTCGACGAACACGACCCCGGCCATGATCGCCAGGCCGACGGCGATGACGAGCGCGAAGACGAACCCGCCCTGCGCCTTGTAGATGCCCCAGAACTGGGCGGGGAAGACCGCGACGACCTGCGTGAAGATCAGGATCGACATGCCGTTGCCGACGCCCCGGTCGGTGATCAGCTCACCGAGCCACATGATCACGGTGGTGCCCGCGACCATCACGATGACCATCGTGATGATCGGGAAGATGCCCGTGTCGTAGAGGATGTCGCCGCTGCCGGAGATGCCCTGGAAGAGCTGTCCGGTGCTGGCCATCGCCACGATCCCGGTGCCCTGCAGGATCGCCAGCGCGACCGTCAGGTACCGGGTGTACTGCGTGATCTTGGTGGTGCCGGACTGGCCCTCCTTCTTGAGGGCCTCCAGTCTCGGGATCACCACGGTCAGGAGCTGCAGGATGATGCTCGCGGTGATGTAGGGCATGATGCCCAGCGCGAAGATCGAGAGCTGCAGCAGCGCCCCGCCGCTGAAAAGGTCGACGAGGCCGTACAACTGGCTGCTGTCCCGGGCCGCGTCGGCGGTCTCGCGCAGCACCTGCACGTTCACGTTCGGGGTCGGGATGTTGGACCCAAGCCTGAAGATCAGGATGATGAACAACGTGAAGAGCAGCTTTTTACGCAGGTCAGGCGTACGGAAAGCCCGAGCGAACGCGGTCAGCACCATTCCTCCTGCGCGACTGACGAAAACATGGCCGCCGAGGGGCCGGTTACAGGTCCAGACGATTCGGCGGGTACGGCCGTGTGCAAGCTCACGTTAGCCGCCTCGCCGGAGTGACTCTAACAGCAGATGCAAGCGGGGCCGCCTCACCAGGCGCACGGACCTTCCGGCCCTCGGCGCAAGGCGAAGACGGCCCCCGCATCGAAGGTGTTCCTTCTTACAGCTCGTCGGCGGTTCCACCGGCCGCGGCGATCTTCTCCTTCGCGGAACCGGAGAAGGCGTGGACCTTCACCTGGACCGCGACGGAGATGTCGCCGGTGCCGAGGACCTTGACCGGACGGCCGGGGCGCACCGCGCCCTTCGCCGCCAGGTCCTCCGCCGTGACCTCGCCGCCCTCGGGGTAGAGGTCGGCGAGCTTGTCCAGGTTCACGACCTGGAACTCGACCCGGTTCGGGTTCTTGAAGCCCTTCAGCTTCGGCACCCGGCGGATCAGGGGCATCTGGCCGCCCTCGAACCCGACGGGAACCGTGCTGCGGGCCTTCGTGCCCTTGGTGCCGCGGCCCGCGGTCTTGCCCTTGGACGCCTCGCCGCGACCCTTGCGGGTCTTGGCCCTGTTGGCGCCGGGGGCCGGACGCAGGTCGTGCAGCTTCAGAGGCGTGCCCTCCGAGCCCGAGGCGTTCTTCTCGAGATCAGCCGCCATGGTCAGTCGACCTCCTCGACGGTGACCAGGTGGGCCACCGTCCGGATCATGCCGAGCACCTCGGGGCGGTCCTCGCGGACCACGCTCTGCCCGATCTTCTTCAGGCCGAGGGTGCGCAGCGTGTCACGCTGGTTCTGCTTCTCGCTGATCACGGACTTCTTCTGCGTGATCTTCAGCTGCGTCATGAAGATGCGACCTCCGCCCGGGGCTCGCTGCCCGCGGCGCGGGCCCGCAGCATGGCGGCCGGAGCGACGTCCTCGATCGGCAGGCCGCGCTTGGCCGCGATCTCCTCGGGACGCTTCAGCGCCTTCAGGCCCGCGATCGTGGCGTGCACGATGTTGATCGCGTTGTCGCTGCCCAGCGACTTGCTCAGGACGTCGTGGATGCCGGCGGCCTCCAGGACGGCGCGGACCGGGCCACCCGCGATGACGCCGGTACCGGGGCTCGCCGGACGCAGCAGGACCTCGCCCGCGGCGTCGCGCGCCTGCACCAGGTGCGGGATGGTGCCCTGGATCCGCGGCACCTTGAAGAAGTGCTTCTTGGCCTCTTCGACGCCCTTGGCGATCGCGGCCGGCACCTCCTTGGCCTTGCCGTAGCCGACGCCGACGGTGCCGTTGCCGTCACCGACGATCACCAGAGCGGTGAAGCTGAAGCGACGCCCGCCCTTGACGACCTTGGCGACCCGGTTGATCGCCACGACCTTCTCGATGTACGACTGGCCCTTGTCGGCGCCACCGCGGCGGTCGTCGCGGCGGCCGTCGCGACGGTCGCCACCCTGACCGCCACCACGCCTCTGCGCTGCCATCAGTGGTTCCTCTTCTCGTTCGTCGTGCAGACCTTCACAAGGGCCGTCACAGCTGCAGGCCCCCCTCGCGCGCACCGTCCGCGACAGCGGCGATGCGGCCGTGGTACTTGTTGCCGCCCCGGTCGAACACGACGGCGGAGACGCCGGCCTCCTTCGCACGGGCGGCGACGAGCTCGCCGACCTTGCGGGACTTGGCCGTCTTGTCGCCGGAGTCGGCGCGCAGGTCCGCCTCCATCGTCGACGCGCTGGCCAGCGTGTGGCCCTTGTCGTCGTCGATGACCTGGACGAAGACGTGCTGGTTGGAGCGGGTCACGACCAGGCGCGGCCGCGCGGCGCTGCCCACGACCTTCTTGCGGACCCGCAGATGCCGGCGCCTGCGGGACTTGGCCCGCGCCGACGTGGCCTTCCCGGCCAGGGTCTTGGTGCCTGCCATGACTACTTACCAGCCTTTCCGACCTTGCGGCGGATCTGCTCGCCCTCGTAACGCACGCCCTTGCCCTTGTACGGGTCGGGCTTGCGCAGCTTGCGGATGCGGGCGGCGATCTCCCCGACGAGCTGCTTGTCGATGCCCTCGACGACGAGCTGGGTCGGCTTCTCCACCGTGAAGGTGATGCCCTCCGGGGGCTCGACCGTGATCGGGTGGCTGTAGCCGAGCGAGAACTCGAGGTTCTTGCCCTTGGCCACCACGCGGTAACCGACGCCCTGGATGACGAGGGTCTTCTTGTAGCCGTCCGTGACGCCGACCACCATGTTGTTGATCAGCGTGCGGGTGAGGCCGTGCAGACCCCGGACCTTCTGGATGTCGTTCGGCCGGGAGACCGAGATGACACCGTCTTCGAGGTTGACCTCGATCGGGTCGGCGATGGTCTGCGAGAGCGTGCCCTTGGGCCCCTTGACGGTGACCGACCGGCCGTCGATGCTGACGTCGACGCCGCCGGGCACGGTGATGGGGGAACGTCCGATTCGCGACATTGTTAGATTCCTCCCCTCACCAGACGTAGGCGAGGACTTCCCCGCCCACGCCGCGCTTGCCGGCCTGCCGGTCCGTCATCAGACCGGACGACGTCGAGATGATCGCGACGCCGAGTCCGCCCAGGACCTTCGGCAGGTTGTCCTTCTTCGCGTACACGCGCAGACCCGGCTTCGACACGCGCTTGATGCCGGCGATCGAACGCTCACGGGTCGGGCCGAACTTGAGCTCGATGAGGAGCTTCTTGCCGACCTCGGCGTCCTCCACGCTCCAGCCCGAGATGTAACCCTCCTGCTGGAGGATCTCGGCGATGTGCGCCTTGATCTTCGAGTACGGCATCGCCACCTGGTCGTGGTACGCCGAATTCGCGTTACGCAGACGCGTCAACATGTCTGCGATCGGGTCGGTCATCGTCATGGCCTGCTGGCCCTCCTCGCCACGGTTTCCTCGGCCCGGCGCGGGCCGTGGACCTTTGGCGCGGTCGAGGGCACCCCGTTGGGTGCCCGGTGGTTATTACACGCCGGTTGCGCTCCCCCTCCCGAGGAGGGGGAGACGGTCACCAGCTGGACTTGGTGATGCCCGGCAGCTCGCCGCGGTGGGCCATCTCCCGGAAGCAGATCCGGCACAGGCCGAACTTCCGGTAGACCGAGCGCGGACGCCCGCAGCGCGAGCAACGAGTGTACGCGCGCACCTCGAACTTCGGCTTACGCGAAGCCTTGGCGATCAGCGACTTCTTCGCCATCTGCTCAGCTCTCCTTGAAGGGGAAGCCCAGGAGCTTGAGCAGCGCCCGGCCCTCGTCGTCGGTCTTCGCGGTCGTGACGACCGTGATGTCCATGCCCCGCGACCGGTCGATCTTGTCCGGGTTCACCTCGTGGAACATGACCTGCTCGGTCAGCCCGAAGGTGTAGTTGCCGTTGCCGTCGAACTGCTTCGGCGACAGGCCGCGGAAGTCGCGGATCCGGGGCAGGGCCGTGGCCAGCAGCCGGTCCAGGAACTCCCACATGCGGTCGCCGCGCAGCGTGACGTGCGCGCCGATCGGCATGCCCTCGCGCAGCTTGAACTGCGCGATGGACTTGCGGGCCCGGTTCACGGCGGGCTTCTGGCCGGTGATCGCCGACAGGTCGCGGATCGCGCCCTCGATCAGCTTGGCGTCCTTCGCCGCGTCGCCCACGCCCATGTTGACCACGATCTTGGTCAGGCCGGGGATCTGCATGACGTTGTCGTAGCCGAACTGCTCGCGCATCTGCCCCGCGATTTCCTCGCGGTAGCGCAGCTTGAGCCGCGGCTGCGGCACGGGACGCTCGGTCACGGTCTCAGTCATCGGACGCGGACTCCTTACCGCCCTTGCCGGCCGACTTGGCGCGGTTCTTGTGCGGGCGGGTGACCCGGACCTTGTTGCCGTCCTCGTCGAAGGTGTAGCCGATCCGCACCGGCTCGCCCTTCTCGACGAGCGCGACGTTGCTGATGTGGATCGACGCCTCGACCTGGACCCGGCCGCTTTCCTTGCCGGCCCGCTGCGCGTCGGCCTTGATGTTCTTGGTGATGATGTTGACGCCCTCGACGACAACACGTTCGCGGTTCGGGTCCGCGCGCAGCACCGTGCCGGTGGCGCCCTTGTCCTTGCCCGCGATGACGACGACCTCGTCACCCTTCTTGATCTTCATCACAGCACCTCCGGCGCGAGCGAGATGATGCGCATGAACTTCTTCTCGCGCAGTTCGCGGCCCACCGGGCCGAAGATACGGGTGCCCCGGGGGTCGCCGCCGTCCTTGATGAGGACGGCCGCGTTCTCGTCGAAACGGATGTAGGAGCCGTCCGGGCGCCGGCGCTCCTTGCGGGTGCGCACGATGACCGCCTTGACGACATCCCCCTTCTTCACGCCGGCGCCGGGAAGGGCGTCCTTCACCGTCGCGACGATGATGTCGCCGACTCCCGCGTAGCGCCGACCCGAGCCGCCGAGAACCCGGATGCAAAGGATCTCCTTCGCACCCGTGTTGTCGGCGACCTTGAGTCGCGACTCCTGCTGGATCACGTTGACTCCTGTTCGTCACACCGGTTCTGCTCGCTTCGCGGAGCAGCCTGGTGGAACCGGGTAATTACTTGGCCTTCTCGAGGATCTCCACCACGCGCCAGCGCTTGGTGGCCGACAGCGGGCGGGTCTCCATGAGCCGGACGCGGTCGCCGACGCCGCACGCGTTGGCCTCGTCGTGCGCCTTGTAGTTCTTCGTCCGCCGGATCACCTTGTGGTACTTCGGGTGCTTCACGCGGTCCTCGACGGACACGACCACGGTCTTGTCCGACTTGTCGCTGACCACGAGGCCCTCGAAGACCTTGCGGCTGTTCCGCTGCGTCGTCTGCTCGGTCATTCGTCGCCCTCCACGGCGTCCTCGGAGATCTCGACGATGCCGAGTTCCCGCTCACGCATCACGGTGTAGATGCGAGCGATCTCGCGCTTCACGGTGCGCAGCCGGCCGTGGCTCTCCAGCTGGCCGGTCGCCGACTGGAAACGAAGGTTGAACAGCTCCTCCTTCGCCTCCTTCAGCTTGGTGACCAGGACGTCGTCCGGCTCGGTCCGCAGATCAACGGCGGTAAGACCCTTGGCCATCAGGACTCACCCACCTCTCGCTTCACGATCTTGCACTTCATCGGCAGCTTGTGGATCGCGCGCATCAGCGCGGCCCGGGCGATCTCCTCGTTGGGGTAGGAGAGCTCGAACATCACGCGCCCCGGCTTGACGTTGGCCACCCACCACTCGACCGAGCCCTTACCGGAGCCCATGCGGGTCTCGGCGGGCTTCTTGGTCAGCGGACGGTCCGGGAAGATGTTGATCCAGACCTTGCCGCCACGCTTGATGTGACGGGTCATGGCGATACGAGCGGCCTCGATCTGCCGGTTCGTGACGTACGCGCCCTCGACCGCCTGGATGCCGTACTCGCCGAACGTCACCCGCGTGCCGCCCTTGGCCATGCCCCTGCGCTTCGGGTGGTGCTGCTTACGGTGCTTGACCTTGCGAGGGATCAGCATGGGTTACTCAGCTCCCCTCACCCTGCGGAGCAGCCTCGGTCGCCTGCGCGGGCTGCTCGGAACTCTGCTGCTGCTTCTGCGCGCCACCGCGCTCACCGCCGCGCTCGCCACCGCGGCCGCCACGGCCGCCGCGGCCACCGCCACGACGCTCGCGACGCTCCCGGCCACCGCCGGCAGCGCGCTGCTGGGCCGCCTGCTGCTCGCGCTCGGCGCGGGTCTGGGCGGCCTCGCCCTTGTAGATCCACACCTTGACGCCGATGCGGCCGAACGTCGTGCGGGCCTCGTAGAACCCGTAGTCGATGTCGGCGCGCAGCGTGTGCAGCGGCACCTGGCCCTCGCGGTAGAACTCCGACCGCGACATCTCGGCGCCGCCGAGACGGCCGCCGCACTGCACCTTGATGCCCTTGGCGCCCGACTTCATCGCGGACTGGATCGCCTTGCGCATGGCGCGGCGGAACGCGACCCGGCTGGACAGCTGCTCGGCCACGCCCTGCGCGACGAGCTGCGCGTCGATCTCGGGGTTCTTGACCTCGAGGATGTTCAGCCGGACCTGCTTGCCGGTCAGCTTCTCCAGGTCGCCCCGGAGCCGCTCGGCCTCCGCACCGCGCCGGCCGATGACGATGCCCGGCCGGGCCGTGTGGATGTTGACCTCGACACGGTCGCGCGTCCGCTCGATCTCCACCTTGGAGATGCCCGCCCGGTCCATGCCCTTCTGCAGCATGCGCCGGATCTGGACGTCTTCCTTGACGTAGTCCTTGTAGAGCTTGTCGGCGAACCACACGCTCTTGTGGTCGGTGGTGACGCCCAGACGGAACCCGTGCGGGTTGATCTTCTGACCCACTACCGGGCCCTCCTCGTCTTCTTACCGCCGCCGGTCGCCGAAGCCTCGTCCCGCGACTCCACGACCACGGTGATGTGGCTCGTGCGCTTGTTGATGCGGTAAGCCCGGCCCTGGGCGCGGGGACGGAAACGCTTCAGCGTCGGCCCCTCGTCCACCCACGCACGGCTGACGACCAGCGTGTCCGAGTCGAGCTTGAAATTGTGCTCGGCGTTGGCGATGGCACTCGCCAGCACCTTGCCCACCGGCTCACTCGCAGCCTGGGGGGCGAACCGCAGCACCGCCTGAGCCTCCGCGGCCGACAGGCCGCGGATGAGGTCCACCACGCGGCGGGCCTTCCTGGGCGTGACGCGGATGTACCGCGCCTGGGCCCTGGCTTCCATCGCTGTCCCTCTCTCCTACGATCTACTGCTCGACCGCTCAGCGGCGGCTGCGGCGGTCTTCCTTGACGTGGCTGCGGAACGTGCGCGTCGGCGCGAACTCGCCGAGCTTGTGCCCCACCATCGCGTCGGTGATGAACACCGGGACGTGCTTGCGCCCGTCGTGCACGGCGATCGTGTGCCCGATCATGTCCGGGACGATCATGGAGCGCCGCGACCACGTCTTGATGACGTTCTTGGTGCCCTTCTCGTTCTGGGCGTCCACCTTCTTGATCAGGTGGTCGTCCACGAAGGGGCCCTTCTTGAGGCTACGTGGCATGACGAGCGACTCCTACCGCTTCTTCTTGCTGCGACGACGGACGATCAGCCGGTCGCTCGACTTGTTCGCCTGGCGAGTGCGGCCTTCCTTCTTGCCCTTCGGGTTCACCGGGTGCCGGCCACCGGAGGTCTTGCCCTCACCACCACCGTGCGGGTGGTCGATCGGGTTCATGGCCACACCGCGGACGGTCGGGCGCTTGCCCTTCCACCGCATGCGTCCGGCCTTGCCCCAGTTGATGTTCGACTGCTCGGCGTTGCCGACCTGGCCGACCGTCGCGCGGCACCGCACGTCCACCATCCGCATTTCGCCGGAGGGCATGCGCAGCGTGGCGTACTTGCCCTCCTTGGCCAGCAGCTGGACGCCCGCGCCCGCGCTGCGGGCCAGCTTGGCGCCGCCGCCGGGCCGCAGCTCGATGGCGTGGATGACGGTACCCGTCGGGATGTTGCGCAGCGGGAGGCAGTTGCCCGGCTTGATGTCGGAGCCCGGCCCGTTCTCCACCCGGTCGCCCTGCTTCAGGTCGCGGGGCGCGAGGATGTAGCGCTTCTCGCCGTCCGCGTAGTGCAGCAGCGCGATGCGCGCGGTGCGGTTCGGGTCGTACTCGATGTGCGCGACCTTCGCCGGAACGCCGTCCTTGTCGTGCCGACGGAAGTCGATCACGCGGTACGCGCGCTTGTGCCCGCCGCCCTGGTGCCGGGTGG
The nucleotide sequence above comes from Actinomadura algeriensis. Encoded proteins:
- the rplB gene encoding 50S ribosomal protein L2, which codes for MGIRNYKPTTPGRRGSSVADFVEVTRREPEKSLLKPLPKKGGRNNHGRITTRHQGGGHKRAYRVIDFRRHDKDGVPAKVAHIEYDPNRTARIALLHYADGEKRYILAPRDLKQGDRVENGPGSDIKPGNCLPLRNIPTGTVIHAIELRPGGGAKLARSAGAGVQLLAKEGKYATLRMPSGEMRMVDVRCRATVGQVGNAEQSNINWGKAGRMRWKGKRPTVRGVAMNPIDHPHGGGEGKTSGGRHPVNPKGKKEGRTRQANKSSDRLIVRRRSKKKR